Proteins encoded by one window of Chaetodon trifascialis isolate fChaTrf1 chromosome 15, fChaTrf1.hap1, whole genome shotgun sequence:
- the anapc2 gene encoding anaphase-promoting complex subunit 2 yields MEEIVMESESAEISGSVPQLGVADAWETVTAALVSPGCPVTEQSLSDSLDLLCRQGLGQLLGGWLLETLPMRLSSSVVPEFWSGLKQPENELEERGRAWVLLTAFRTLMGRLEPFLCGLQRLGTWQDGGHGSLCGPGPRGLQERAFTIIRALLLFSPSPVLQERVLEFYSRTFSVYMNQEGEAEDGAEVPDGPEGGVCRGCAVPTQQCWCQEALEQLQEFSHILSKLQLLEWVSSEAVTSILHKLIEQRMEQHCRGEYERSFLLEFQEWLELVLGWLSKVFASEADRDGLVPAPSAPSAPSAPGAPGAQAGQHASSVLKQWRCHMHQFFCRIYVNMRIEELFSIIRDFPESKAAIEDLKFCLERTNQRQQLLTSLKSAFESRLLHPGVHTSDILTVYISAIKALRELDPSMVILQVACQPIRKYLRTREDTVRQIVAGLTGDAEGCTDLASELSRGDPVTLEMQDSDEEGNDPEDWTPDPTDAVPDKMGSKRRSSDIISLLVSIYGSKDIFIDEYRAVLADRLLHQLNYNTAREIRNVELLKLRFGESHMHYCEVMLKDMADSRRINSNIREEESRLSEEEQPPLSLSSIILSSEFWPQLKEEKLELPPLVCQAMEAYTHRYEKLKAMRTLSWKPHLGSVTLDVELEDRTLTNLTVSPIHAAIILHFQEKDSWTLEELSVKLGAPKELVHRKLALWQQHGVLREEAGGRYYVVETGSSKEKMERGVMLIDSDEERDSNTTTQSEQREEKLQLFWAYIQAMLTNLDSMTLDRIHSMLRMFVATGPVVTEMDVNELEAFLQRKVREHQLMVSAGVYRLPKSN; encoded by the exons atggaggaaatcGTGATGGAATCGGAGTCAGCAGAGATTTCGGGGTCGGTTCCACAGCTGGGTGTTGCTGATGCTTGGGAAACTGTCACCGCAGCTTTG GTGTCCCCTGGATGCCCGGTGACGGAGCAGAGCCTGTCGGACTCGTTGGACCTCCTCTGCCGTCAGGGTCTTGGGCAGCTCCTCGGCGGCTGGCTGCTGGAGACTTTGCCGATGcgtctttcctcctctgtggttCCAGAGTTCTGGTCTGGACTCAAACAGCCGGAGAACGAGCTGGAGGAGCGAGGCAGGGCCTGGGTTCTCCTCACCGCCTTTCGGACTCTGATGGGCAGACTGGAACCTTTTCTGT GTGGTCTGCAGAGGCTGGGTACGTGGCAGGACGGGGGCCACGGCAGTCTGTGTGGCCCGGGGCCCAGGGGCCTCCAGGAGCGCGCCTTCACCATCATCAgagccctcctcctcttctccccctcccctgtCCTGCAGGAGCGAGTGCTGGAGTTTTACAGCAGGACCTTCTCTGTGTACATGAACCAGGAGGGGGAGGCCGAGGACGGGGCCGAGGTTCCAGACGGCCCCGAGGGAGGGGTCTGTCGGGGCTGCGCGGTCCCAACACAGCAGTGCTGGTGTCAGGAGGccctggagcagctgcaggagttCAGCCACATCCT ttccaaactgcagctgctggagtggGTCAGCTCCGAGGCCGTCACCTCCATCCTGCACAAGCTCATCGAGCAGCGGATGGAGCAGCACTGCCGAGGAGAGTACGAACGCTCTTTCCTGCTGGAGTTCCAGGAG TGGCTGGAGCTGGTGCTGGGTTGGCTGAGCAAAGTGTTTGCAAGTGAGGCGGACAGAGACGGCCTGGTACCTGctcccagtgctcccagtgctcccagtgCTCCCGGCGCTCCCGGCGCTCAGGCTGGCCAGCATGCCAGCTCCGTCCTGAAGCAGTGGAGGTGCCACATGCACCAGTTCTTCTGCAGGATCTACGTCAACATGAGGATCGAGGAGCTCTTCAGTATCATCAGAG ATTTCCCAGAATCCAAAGCTGCTATTGAAGATCTGAAGTTTTGTCTGGAACGAACCAACCagagacagcagctcctcactTCACTCAAATCTGCGTTTGAGAGCCGCCTGCTGCACCCAG GAGTTCACACGTCTGACATCCTCACCGTTTACATCTCGGCCATCAAGGCCCTCAGAGAGCTGGACCCATCCATGGTCATCCTGCAGGTCGCCTGCCAGCCAATCCGCAAGTACCTCAG GACTCGGGAGGACACGGTGAGACAGATCGTAGCCGGTCTGACCGGAGACGCTGAAGGCTGTACAGACTTGGCCTCCGAGCTGTCCAGAGGAGACCCGGTGACTCTGGAGATGCAGGACAGCGACGAAGAAGGAAACGACCCCGAGGACTGGACCCCGGACCCGACCGACGCCGTCCCCG ATAAGATGGGCTCGAAGCGGCGCTCGTCAGACATCATCAGCCTGCTGGTCAGCATCTACGGCAGCAAGGACATCTTCATCGACGAGTACAGAGCCGTGCTGGCCGACCGGCTGCTGCACCAGCTCAACTACAACACGGCCAG GGAAATCCGGAACgtggagctgctgaagctccGGTTCGGAGAGTCTCACATGCATTACTGCGAGGTCATGCTGAAG GACATGGCGGACTCCCGGAGGATCAACAGTAACATTCGTGAGGAGGAATCGAGGCTGAGCGAGGAGGAGCAGCCGCCGCTCTCCCTGTCCTCCATCATCCTGTCCTCTGAGTTCTGGcctcagctgaaggaggagaagctggagctCCCCCCGCTCGTCTGCCAGGCCATGGAGGCGTACACGCACCGCTACGAGAAGCTCAAG GCCATGAGGACGCTGAGCTGGAAGCCTCACCTGGGCTCAGTCACTCTGGACGTGGAGCTGGAGGACCGCACCCTCACCAACCTCACCGTCTCCCCGATCCACGCCGCCATCATCCTGCACTTCCAGGAGAAAG ATTCGTGgactctggaggagctgagcgTGAAGCTGGGCGCCCCCAAGGAGCTGGTGCACAGGAAGCTGGCTCTGTGGCAGCAGCACGGCGTGCTGAGGGAGGAGGCGGGAGGACGTTACTACGTGGTGGAGACGGGCTCGTCCAAAGAGAAGATGGAGCGAGGCGTGATGCTGATCGACAGCGACGAGGAGAGAGACTCCAACACCACCACCCAGtctgagcagagggaggagaagctgcag TTGTTCTGGGCCTACATCCAGGCCATGCTCACCAACCTGGACAGCATGACGCTGGACCGCATCCACTCCATGCTGCGGATGTTCGTCGCCACGGGACCCGTTGTCACGGAGATGGATGTCAATGAGCTGGAGGCCTTCCTGCAGAGGAAGGTCCGGGAGCATCAGCTGATGGTGTCCGCGGGCGTCTACAGACTCCCCAAGTCCAACTGA